The Polynucleobacter sp. JS-Mosq-20-D10 region TAACAAAACGCATATTGGCAACCGAGGCATCTATTTGTTCAGCCACTTCAAGTGCTGGATAAAGCAAAGTTCCGAAAGCCAAGATCGCTAAGCGCTGACCAGCAGGCGCGCTCGACTTACGACGCACTTCACCTTTACCCAATGGCACAGTACGTAATTCTGCTGAAGGAATAGTGCCAATACCAGCGCCACGCGGATAGCGTACTGCACTAGGGTGGGGTTGATGAAATGCGGTCGTCAATAAATCACGACACTCCGCTTCATCAGCCGGTGTCAAGACCAACATATTCGGAATGCAACGTAAGAATGGAATGTCATACGCGCCAGCATGGGTTGCACCATCTGCACCTACTAAGCCAGCACGATCCAAAGCAAACAAGACCGGCAGATCCTGAATCGCGACATCATGAATGAGTTGATCGTAGGCGCGTTGCAAGAAGGTGGAATAAATCGCTACCACTGGCTTCATGCCTTCACATGCCATACCAGCAGCAAAAGTCACTGCATGCTGCTCAGCAATACCGACATCGTAATAACGCTTAGGAAAATTCTTTTCAAACTCCACGAGACCAGAACCTTCACGCATTGCTGGTGTAATACCAACAAGTAATGGATCAGCATGCGCCATATCGCACAGCCATTCACCAAATACTTGAGTGAAGGTTTTTGGAGAAGGGGTAGCGGACTTCTTAACACCTTCCTCTGGATTGAACTTACTTGGGCCGTGATACAACACTGGGTCTGCTTCAGCCAACTCATAGCCCTGACCTTTGCGGGTGACTACATGCAAGAACTGGGGGCCGCGCCCCTCAAGCGCCAAGCGGCGAACATTTTGCAACATCGGAATGAGGGCGTCTAAATCATGGCCATCGATTGGACCAAAGTAGTTAAAACCAAACTCTTCAAAAATAGTAGACGGGGAAACCATGCCCTTAGCATGATCTTCTAAGCGTTTAGCAAACTCACGCAAAGGCGGTGCAATGGATAAAACGCTATCGATGCCCTTCTTCGTTGCAGAGTAAATATTGCCACTCAATAATCTAGCAAGGTGTCGATTGAGTGCGCCCACTGCTGGCGAGATCGACATATCGTTGTCATTCAGAATGACTACTAATGGTAGGTCCTCATACACGCCTGCATTGTTCATGGCTTCAAATGCCATGCCACCGGTCATAGCGCTATCGCCAATCACCGCAACGGCGACTTGCCTCTCACCTTTGGTTTGGAAAGCGCGAGCCATGCCCATCGCCGCAGAAATACTCGTTGAAGAGTGGCCGGTACCAAAGGCATCGTACTCACTTTCAGCGCGACGCGGAAAGCCTGATAAACCATCCAACTGGCGCAAGCTCATCATTCGCTCACGACGACCAGTCAAAATTTTGTGCGGATAACTTTGGTGACCCACATCCCACACAATCCGATCCTGCGGTGTATCAAATACATAGTGCAAGGCAATGGATAACTCGACCGTACCTAAGTTAGAAGAAAGATGTCCGCCCGTCTTAGATACTGAATCCAATACAAACTGACGCAACTCATCTGCAAGCGCAGGCAGCTGCTCGCGAGATAGTTTTTTTAGGTCTGCAGGTGAGTGAATGGAATTTAAGGTCATCAAATCTTTAGTAATCTTATTTACCTCTATTAACCACTAGTAGAGCCAAATCTTTCAGAGCCCCGGCTTTAGCGCCAAAACTCTCTAAGCTAGCAATCGCCGTTTCTTGTAAATCTGCTGCTGCTTTCTTGGCATAGTCTAAACCCATCAAGGTCACATAGGTTGGCTTGTCATTGGCCGCGTCTTTTCCTGCGGTTTTACCCAAAGTTTGACTATCTGCAGTGGCATCCAAAACATCATCCACAATTTGAAAGGCCAAGCCCAAAGCTTCAGAGTAGTTTTTGAGATGCTGCATTTGAGTGGGATTCAGCTTGGCAGCAATGCCGCCCATCTGCACCGAACAATAAAGTAGAGCACCTGTTTTCATCGCATGCATTTGCTTTAAGCCAGTAAGGTCTAATTTTTTTCCTACGCTCTCCAGATCAATCGCCTGACCACCAGCCATGCCGCGCGAACCTGATGCACTAGCCAATACACTGATCATCGCCAAACGCATATCAGCAGCGCACTGTGTATTTGCCAATACCTCAAACGCGCGAGTCTGTAATGCATCGCCTACCAATAAAGCAGTCGCCTCGTCATAAGCTTTGTGCACAGTAGGTCGTCCACGGCGCAAATCATCGTCATCCATGCAAGGTAAATCATCATGTACCAAGGAATACGCATGAATACATTCAATTGCAAAGGCAGCAGAATCTAAAGCCTGGTTTTTCTCTTCACTGAAATCATCGCCCAGTTCACCAGCGGCATAAACCAATAAAGGACGAATGCGCTTGCCGCCACCTTGAGCGGCATACCGCATGGCTTCATGCAAACGTGCGGGATTAGCATCCGCAGCATCGAGCAATCTATCGAGAGACAATTCAGTTCGCTGCCCGTGAGCACGAACCCAATCTTCAAATGAAAGTGCGTTGTTCATAAAGATCAAGTCTGAGAGCAGCTTACGCCTCGAATACCCGAACTTGCTGCTCAACTTGAGCAAGCATGGCCTGGCAATGTTTTAAGAGTGCTGCACCACGTTGATAAGCCAAAAGTGTCTCTTCCAAAGAGAATTTGCCTGATTCCATATCAGAAATCAGCTTTTCCAGTTCCTTGACAGCCTGCTCATAACGCAAATTAGGGTCGATTTGCAGCTCAAGACCGGGCTTCTGATCTTCAGATTTCTTCGCTGGCATTGGCTTATTTCCTTCAAATTTCTTAGAGATGTAGTCCCATATATTAAAGCGAGATGGGGGTCAGATGGGTATAATCGCTTCCTTCCTTTCCAATATCGATTCGTCGATGGTTGGATTGGTTATTCCGCTTAGCTTCGGCTGACGTTTTCGGGGGTGGGGAGAATGACTAATCTGGCTACCGCGCAGCAGCTTGCGCCGTCCAATTTACAACTGCCGGTTTCGGCCTATTTTGACGTTGATCTCTATCAGCGTGAAATGGAACTGCTTTTTAAGCAGGGCCCAGGCTATGTTGGTCACGAACTCATGGTTCCCGAGATTGGCTCCTTCCAAACTTTGACATCCGAGAATGAAGGCCGTTTATTGGTTCGAAACCAAGCAGGCGTTGAACTCCTCTCCAATGTCTGCCGTCATCGTCAAGCACTCATGCTCAATGGCAAAGGTAAGGCAGACAACATTGTTTGCCCCTTGCATCGCTGGACCTACGATTTAAACGGTCAACTGATGGGAGCACCCCATTTTGAAGATAAGCCTTGCCTTAATCTCGGTAAATCACCTTTGCAGAATTGGCAGGGACTCCTATTTGAAGGTCCGCGTGATGTGCGCACCGATCTGGCCAAACTCGGTGTTGCTGACGATCTCAACTTTGAAGGCTACGTCCTAGATCATGTTGAGGTCCATGAGTGCAATTACAACTGGAAGACTTTTATTGAGGTCTATCTTGAGGACTATCACGTAGTGCCCTTTCACCCAGGTTTAGGTAAGTTTGTTTCTTGCGAAGACTTGCGCTGGGAATTCGGTGACTGGCATAGTGTGCAGACGGTTGGCATTCACAAGAACTTAGAGAAGCCTGGGTCCCCCGTCTATCAAAAGTGGCATGAGGTAGTATTGCGCCACCATGAGGGTAAGACTCCACGCCATGGCGCCATCTGGCTTACCTACTACCCCAATGTGATGGTCGAGTGGTATCCAGGCGTTTTATGTGTTTCCACCTTACATCCGATGGGTCCCAATAAAACACGTAATGTGGTGGAGTTTTATTACCCTGAAGAAATCGCTCTTTTTGAGCGCGAATTCGTAGAAGCAGAACGTGCGGCCTACATGGAAACCTGCATTGAGGATGACGAAATTGCGGAGCGCATGGATGCTGGTCGTGCTGCCCTACTAGCCCGCGGTCAAAATGAAGTGGGCCCATACCAAAGCCCCATGGAAGACGGTATGCAACATTTTCATGAATGGTACCGTCGTGCCATGAACTATCAAGGCGCATAATTCAGTAACACCCATCACGCTATCTTTAGGAAGCCATCATGACGCCTCTCATTACTGCAAATCAATTAGAAGAAATTATTAACAGTGGTGAGAATGTATTGCTTTGTGATTGCCGCTTTGATCTAGTCGATCCACTAGCCGGTCGCAAATCTTATTTAGAAGGCCATATTCCTGGCGCACTGTATGTCGATCTGGATCAGGAGTTATCTGGTGAAAAGACCGGCAAGAATGGTCGTCACCCACTTCCTACCCCAGAAGCCTGGGCGCAAACCAAATCTCGTTTAGGTATTGACTCCAACACTTTAGTGATTGCCTACGACAATCAGGGCTCGATATATGCCAGTCGCCTCTGGTGGATGCTCAAAGCCACTGGCCATGCCAATGTACAAGTCTTAGATGGCGGCCTAGATGCTTGGAATGGCCCCATCGGGACGATGCCACGCGAAGCAAATCCAACAACAACGCCAGTGCCCACAATGCCTTTTATTGGCTTAGTGACAGTAGAAGAGGTTGCTCACAATCTCCAGACCAAAATGAATGTCATTCTTGATGCTCGTACAAATGATCGCTTCCATGGTCAAAATGAAACCTTAGATCCTATTGGCGGACATATCCCCAACGCAATTAATTACTGCTTCAGAGAAAATCTTTCCAGAAAGAGTTTTAAGGCCCCAGAACAACTCTTCAAAAACTTTGTAGATCTCTTGGGCTCAACCAAAGCTTCTGAAGTGATTCATCAGTGCGGCTCTGGAGTCACGGCCTGTCATAACCTACTAGCTATGGAAGTCGCTGGCCTCAAGGGCTCACGGATATACGCAGGTAGCTGGAGCGAATGGTGTGCCGACCCAAGCCGACCAGTAGCCCTTTAATGCAAGAGCGACAGCAGAATTACTAAGCCAACGCCACAAGCAATCAAAATCGTTTGACGTAAAGACTCAGCCCAATGTGGGCGTCGGTGCATTTGTGGAATCAGGTCGCTCACCGCAATATAAATAAAACTACTTGAGGCAATGACCAATAAATAAGGCATTGCCGCATGAGCCCTCTCCAAAAAGAAGTAAGCCAATACGCCACCTAGTACCGCAGCTAAGCCGCAAATCAAGTTGTACATCAAAGCACGGGTGCGGGTAAATCCAGCATTCAGTAATACGATGAAATCACCAATCTCTTGCGGAATCTCGTGAGCAATGATGGCAATCGCTGTAAAGATACCCACCTGGTAATCAGCCATAAAGGCAGCAGCAATCAACACACCATCAACAAAATTGTGTATGCCATCGCCGACCAGAATCATCCAACCACTGCGACCCGCGACTTCTGCATCATGACCATGGTGATGATCATGGCCATCCCCTTCGTGGTGATGGCTATGACGCAATAAAGAAATTTTCTCGAGCAAGAAAAAGCCTAAAAGCCCTGCAAGTAAGGTAGCAAACAGCAGCTGAGGGTTCACGCCCGGCATCGTGAATGCTTCGGGTAATGAATGTAGGAAGGCGGTGGCCAGCAAAATACCAACTGACACACTCACCATGCTATGAACCATCTTTGATAGCAAAGATAAAGAAAAGCTTGCGGCAACGAGAACGCTAGTGGTTCCGGCTAGCGCTGTTACCAACAAGATGCTTTGCAGTACTGTCATGGAAATTAGGCAACCCCGTTTTGTTTAAACCAGGCAATACATTTTTCCCAACCATCTTTTGCAGGACCTTCGCGATAGGTAGCGCGGTAGTCCGCATGGAAGGCATGCGGTGCATCAGGATAGATTTCAAAACGAGAGGCTTTGGCCGCTGGATTTTTGGGGGCCGCTTTTGCAAGCGCTTCACGCATTTGCTCAACACTCTCTAGGGAGATGCCAGTATCAGCGCCGCCGTACAAGCCAAGCACTGGCGCCTTGAGATCAGCAGCAATATCCACTGGGTGGCGCGGGTTGCCTTCCGTTTTCTCACCAATGACACGACCATACCAAGCTACACCAGCCTGAACCTGGGGCAGTGTGGCCGATAGCCAAGTAATGCGACCACCCCAGCAAAATCCAGTAACGCCAACTTTTTTCAAGTTGCCACCGTTCTTGCCGGCCCATACTAAGGCTGCTTGTAAGTCGTTGAGAACTTGGGTGTCCCCAGTTGGGGCAACGATATTTTTTTGAATCTCGGCAATAGTGCCGTAAGTGTTTGGATCGCCAGCGCGCGTAAAGAATTCTGGAGCAATCGCCAGGTAACCTAATTTAGCAAAACGTCTCGTAACGTCTGCAATGTATTCGTGCACACCAAAGATTTCGCTGGCAACAATCACAATCGGCAAATTACCTTGGGCTTTTTCTGGACGTGAAACATAAGCGGGCATCTGAAAACTACCCACTGGAATCATTTGCTCACCCGCTTTAATGCCATTGAAATCCGTTTCGATCGCTGCGGCCATGACTGGCTCAGAAGCGGCTACAAAACCAATTCCCATAGTTGTTGCTGTAATAGCGGAGGCCTTCATAAAACCTCTTCTATCGCTGGACGCCATTATTGAACCCTGATCTTTTTTAGTTGTCATCTCTTAGTCTCCTGATTTAGTGCGCTTCTTCCCAATTATCGCCAATCCCAATACCCACTACCAGCGGAACCTTCAGCTCAGCTACCTTACACATTAAATCAGGTAGCTTGGCTTGCAACAGCTCCAGCTCATCCAGTGGTACGTCAAATACCAGCTCATCGTGGACCTGGAGCAGCATGCGAGTCTTGAGCTGCTCTTTTTCCAACCAGTTTTCGACTGCAATCATGGCCAATTTGATTAGATCAGCTGCCGTTCCCTGCATTGGCGCATTAATTGCGGCCCGCTCTGCTCCTTGGCGGCGAGGACCGCTCCCCTTAATTTCTGGGAGCCATAAGCGCCTGCCAAAGACCGTTTCAACATAACCATTCTCTCTAGCCTCCAAGCGAGTGCGCTCCATATACTGAGCGACACCCGGATAACGATCAAAGTACTTGGCAATGTAGTTTTGGGCCGCTGAGCGCTCAATACCGAGATTACCGGCTAGGCCAAAGGCACTCATGCCATAGATTAAGCCAAAGTTAATTACCTTGGCATAACGACGCTGCTCAGATGCAACACTTTCTAACGGCACCCCAAAGATCTCAGCAGCGGTAGCCTGGTGCACGTCTTTACCAGCAGCGAATGCAGCTAATAAGTTTTCATCCTCGGCAATGTGCGCCATGATGCGTAATTCAATTTGCGAATAGTCAGCGGAAAGCAACTTACAGCCCTGGGCCGGAATGAACGCCTCCCGAATTCGACGACCCTCTTCCGTGCGCACAGGAATATTTTGCAAGTTCGGATCACTTGAAGCCAAACGCCCCGTCACCGCAGTCGCTTGAGAAAAACTCGTATGTACTCGTCCTGTTTTAGGGTCTGCCATACGCGGGAGCTTCTCGATGTAGGTCGACATCAATTTAGCGAGACTGCGGTAATCCAAGATACGCGCAGGTAAGGGATAGTCTTCTGCCAACTTCTGCAACACTTCCTCATCAGTCGATGGCGCACCGGATGGCGTCTTCTTAATTACGGGGAGCTCTAACTGCCCAAATAAAATCTCTGCGATCTGCTTAGGAGACTGAATATTAAATGGTTGTCCAGCCAACTGATGAATCTCCCCCTCTAAAGCCAGCAGACGTTTGCCAACTTCTTGACCTTGCTGAGAAAGCAAGGCAGAGTCAATCCGAATTCCATTACGTTCCATAATGCCCAAGACCCGCATTGCTGGCATCTCGATATTTTCATAAATGTATCGAAGACCAGGACTACCCTGAATTTGTGGCCATAACACGTGATGCAACCGTAAGGTAATGTCAGCATCTTCTGCCGCGTAGTCGGTGGCGATCTTCAGATCCACTTGATCAAAGCCAATCTGATGGACCCCTTTACCGCAAACCTCTTCATACTTAATGGTCTTCATACCAAGATGTCGCTCAGCCAGGTTATCCATGTTGTGCGGCATATGGGATTCGAGCACATAAGATTCCAGCATGGTGTCAAAAGTAATTCCTTGCAGAGCAATGCCATAGTTGGCAAAGATGTGGCTGTCGTACTTGAGGTTTTGCCCCACCTTTAAGTTAGTAGTGCTCTCTAACCAGGGCTTCATGCGCGCCAAAACTAGTTCCCGGCTGAGCTGAGCTTCTCCATTGCGATGCGCTACCGGTATGTAACAAGCCTCTCCAGGAGTGATGCACAGCGAGATACCGACAAGCTCTGCAGCCAGCGCATCCAAGCTAGTGGTCTCAGTATCAACCGCAGTAAGATCAGCGCCTTCAACTTTTTTAATCCAACGATCTAGCGCTACTTCATCAACTACACACTCATAGTGTTTTGCAATCGCACCTTGCAGATCCGTTGTTTCTTGCGATAAGGCAGTTGTCGCTTCTGTAGCAGTGGGACCAAATCTGTTGGTAGCAGCCTTTATATTTTTCTCTGAGTTATTTTTAATGAGACTACCGGCCAAATCAAATTCGCTATTGGCTTCAGGAGCCGTCCCACCTAATTGCTTCTCGACGTCACGCAACCAAGTCTTAAATGCGTAGCGCTCAAACAACTCGCGCAAGAGCGGTGCATCTTCTGGTTTCGCATGCAGGTCATCTAAGCCTGGGAGATGTGGCGATAAATCGCAATCGGTTTTAACGGTAATGAGCTGACGTGCCTGTGGCAGCCACTCCAAACTATTTCGTAAGTTCTCGCCTACAACTCCCTTCACTTGATCAGCATTTGCCATCAAGTTATCCAAGTCACCAAACTCAGCCAACCATTTGTTTGCCGTTTTAGGACCGGCCTTAGGAACGCCCGGCACGTTATCAACCGCATCGCCAATGATGGAAAGGTAATCTACGATGCGCTCTGGAGGTACGCCGAATTTTTCAATAACGCCATTGATATCCAACTGCTCATTGGTCATCGTATTAATTAGGGTGACAGAAGCGTTCACTAACTGGGCCAAATCTTTGTCGCCAGTAGAAATAATCGTTTCCCAGCCAGCTTGGGTTGCTTGGCTAGCCAAGGTAGCAATTACATCATCAGCCTCAACCCCAGAAACCATCAATACCGGCCAGCCCAAAGCCTTCACCATGGCATGGATCGGCTCAATCTGCTTCACCAAATCTTCAGGCATGGGGGAGCGGTGCGCCTTGTACTCTGGATACATTTCATCCCGGAAAGTCTTGCCTTTAGCGTCGAAAACGCAAGCAATGTGGTCAGCCTTGAGTTCTGAGCGAGCTCGGCGCATCATATTCACCATCCCATAAATAGCCCCCGTTGGGTCGCCTACCCCATTTCTGAGGTCTGGCATGGCATGAAAGGCGCGATAAAGGTAGCTAGAGCCGTCTACCAACAAGAGTCTATGTTTAGTCATACCGCAATCGTACAATCTAGTTGCTAACTGCCTACAGATCAGTTTCAAATCCTCCTGAAAAGAGGCCTAAAAAGGTGAAAAATGATGCACGCTCTAACTAACTTACTCCACTCTTCTTTGAGCCAAACCCTTGTTCTGACAAGCTTTTTAGTGGCTTTTGCCTCTTTTGGCCTGAATTGTGCACATGCCCAAAACAATTCTCAAGCGCTGAGCCCCTCCGAGTTGCAGCGCATTAATAATCAGCCCTTAGCACCCGCAGTGAGCGCTTCTCAAGCAACCAGCGCACCTGAAGGTCGTAAACCGAGCTTTCAACACAAAGAAGCTACGGGTACTGAAATTACCGAATACAAAGATACCAATGCGCCCACTCAGGTGGATGTGAAGACACGCTATACCAGTTACGAAATGGCGCCCCCTACAACAGTCATGCCCGGAGTACCCAAAGAAACTGACCTGATCAGCGTACCGAGTATCCGAGTTCCTTTTTAATCTTTATTCATGGCCGTTTTCACCCCCATTGAACTAAGTGATATCTCTGCTTGGATCTCAAGCGACTTTGATATTGGGCGGGCCATTGATATTCGTGGAATTCATGGTGGCATTGAAAATTCCAATTTCTTTCTCGACACTGAGAAAGATGGCAAGAAACAAGAATACGTTCTGACTATTTTCGAAAGACTGTCTGCAGAGCAACTCCCGTACTACCTTGAGCTGATGCGCCATTTGGCCAATAAAGGTATTCCAGTTCCTAAGCCGCTTGAAAATCAGCAGGGGCAAATTTTATTTACCCTCAAAGGTAAGCCCGCAGCAATTGTGAGCAAGCTTCCCGGTATTTCTAGGCTTGCACCCGAAGCCAAGCATTGCGCCTTGGTTGGCGAATATTTAGCCAAAATGCATTTGGCCAGCAGCGACTTTAAACATAATCAAGAGAATCTTCGCAGCCTTACTTGGTGGCAAAAAACAGTTCCGCAAGTGTTGCCACACTTAAATGCTACGCAAAAAGAATTGCTGACTAGCGAGCTCTCAACCCAAGAGCAATTCTTTAGCTCTGAGGCCTATAAATCACTGCCACAAGGGGCAAGTCATTGCGATCTCTTTAGAGATAACGTGCTATTTGATCCTCAAGGCACAAGCGATAGCTCTCACGATCAGCTGGGTGGTTTCTTCGACTTTTATTTCGCTGGAACAGATAAGTGGTTATTTGATTTAGCAGTTACTACAAATGACTGGTGTCTTGCAGACAACAAACAAGATTTAGATCCTGCTCGCTTCAAGGCGCTGATGGATGCCTATCAATCTGTTCGACCACTCACTACTGAAGAACAAGCAAGTTGGCCACTGATGATTCGCGCTGCAGCGCTACGATTCTGGATCTCCCGCCTGTGGGATTTTTATTTGCCACGTGATGCGCAAATGCTCACCCCACATGATCCTCGTCATTTCGAAAATATTCTCTTAAGTCGCAAGGCAATATGAAACTCAATTCCGTCACCCCAAAAGAGGGTTACACCTGGATACGTCAAGGCATTTGGCTTTTTAAAAAAAATCCTTTGGGTTTTTTGATGCTGGTATTCATGTACGTATTTGTAGCGCAACTTGCGGTGCTCGTACCCGTGATTGGTATTTTTGCCATCTTATTACTCACGCCTACTTTGTCTGTGGGCTTTATGAGCGCCTGTCGCCTAGCAATTCAAAACGAGCGTATTCGACCCTCGGTATACGTGATTGCCCTGCAATCCACCCCCTTGATTCGTAAACGTATTCTCCAATTGGGTTTGGTCTATGCCGCGCTCATCCTAGCCCTCAGCTTTATCTTAAGCATGTTGGTAGATTTTGAGTTGCTCATTCCACTGATGACTAACGACAAGCCCATTACTTCAGAAGCCATCAATCAGATTTATCTGATTCTCTTTTTTGGCGGTCTTCTTTATGTGCCCGTTGCGATGTTAATGTGGTTTTCTCCCGTACTCGTTGCTTGGGCCGATATGCCCATAGCGCAAGCGCTCTTTTCCAGTGCTGTTGCTTGCTGGACTAATCGAGGCGCATTCTTTATCTATCTCGCGATTTGGGGTGCGATCTTAATCGCCATTCCATTAACAATTGGATCCATCTTTGATGCTCTCGACTTCGGTCAAGCCGCATCATTCATCATCGCTCCTATTTCCATGGCAGGGCTGACTGTGATGCACTGCTCTTTCTTCGCCACCTGGAAAGCGTGCTTTGCTGAAAAAGAATCGGCTACATTAATTGCTTAATCTATGGCAGCAAGCTTAGCAATACTGAGCTGCAGCCATTTCACACCATGGCGCTTGAAATTCACCTGTGCGCGCGCATCGGCATCATTACCCTCTAGGCCGGTAACGCGCCCTTCGCCAAACTTAGTATGGAACACATTTTGCCCAATCGTAAATGGGTAATTTCCTCGTGGTGGTGAGGCCATTCTAGTTACAGCGGTTGAGGCAGAG contains the following coding sequences:
- the xseB gene encoding exodeoxyribonuclease VII small subunit; this encodes MPAKKSEDQKPGLELQIDPNLRYEQAVKELEKLISDMESGKFSLEETLLAYQRGAALLKHCQAMLAQVEQQVRVFEA
- the polA gene encoding DNA polymerase I; translation: MTKHRLLLVDGSSYLYRAFHAMPDLRNGVGDPTGAIYGMVNMMRRARSELKADHIACVFDAKGKTFRDEMYPEYKAHRSPMPEDLVKQIEPIHAMVKALGWPVLMVSGVEADDVIATLASQATQAGWETIISTGDKDLAQLVNASVTLINTMTNEQLDINGVIEKFGVPPERIVDYLSIIGDAVDNVPGVPKAGPKTANKWLAEFGDLDNLMANADQVKGVVGENLRNSLEWLPQARQLITVKTDCDLSPHLPGLDDLHAKPEDAPLLRELFERYAFKTWLRDVEKQLGGTAPEANSEFDLAGSLIKNNSEKNIKAATNRFGPTATEATTALSQETTDLQGAIAKHYECVVDEVALDRWIKKVEGADLTAVDTETTSLDALAAELVGISLCITPGEACYIPVAHRNGEAQLSRELVLARMKPWLESTTNLKVGQNLKYDSHIFANYGIALQGITFDTMLESYVLESHMPHNMDNLAERHLGMKTIKYEEVCGKGVHQIGFDQVDLKIATDYAAEDADITLRLHHVLWPQIQGSPGLRYIYENIEMPAMRVLGIMERNGIRIDSALLSQQGQEVGKRLLALEGEIHQLAGQPFNIQSPKQIAEILFGQLELPVIKKTPSGAPSTDEEVLQKLAEDYPLPARILDYRSLAKLMSTYIEKLPRMADPKTGRVHTSFSQATAVTGRLASSDPNLQNIPVRTEEGRRIREAFIPAQGCKLLSADYSQIELRIMAHIAEDENLLAAFAAGKDVHQATAAEIFGVPLESVASEQRRYAKVINFGLIYGMSAFGLAGNLGIERSAAQNYIAKYFDRYPGVAQYMERTRLEARENGYVETVFGRRLWLPEIKGSGPRRQGAERAAINAPMQGTAADLIKLAMIAVENWLEKEQLKTRMLLQVHDELVFDVPLDELELLQAKLPDLMCKVAELKVPLVVGIGIGDNWEEAH
- a CDS encoding ZIP family metal transporter; protein product: MTVLQSILLVTALAGTTSVLVAASFSLSLLSKMVHSMVSVSVGILLATAFLHSLPEAFTMPGVNPQLLFATLLAGLLGFFLLEKISLLRHSHHHEGDGHDHHHGHDAEVAGRSGWMILVGDGIHNFVDGVLIAAAFMADYQVGIFTAIAIIAHEIPQEIGDFIVLLNAGFTRTRALMYNLICGLAAVLGGVLAYFFLERAHAAMPYLLVIASSSFIYIAVSDLIPQMHRRPHWAESLRQTILIACGVGLVILLSLLH
- a CDS encoding polyprenyl synthetase family protein; translation: MNNALSFEDWVRAHGQRTELSLDRLLDAADANPARLHEAMRYAAQGGGKRIRPLLVYAAGELGDDFSEEKNQALDSAAFAIECIHAYSLVHDDLPCMDDDDLRRGRPTVHKAYDEATALLVGDALQTRAFEVLANTQCAADMRLAMISVLASASGSRGMAGGQAIDLESVGKKLDLTGLKQMHAMKTGALLYCSVQMGGIAAKLNPTQMQHLKNYSEALGLAFQIVDDVLDATADSQTLGKTAGKDAANDKPTYVTLMGLDYAKKAAADLQETAIASLESFGAKAGALKDLALLVVNRGK
- a CDS encoding homoserine kinase — protein: MAVFTPIELSDISAWISSDFDIGRAIDIRGIHGGIENSNFFLDTEKDGKKQEYVLTIFERLSAEQLPYYLELMRHLANKGIPVPKPLENQQGQILFTLKGKPAAIVSKLPGISRLAPEAKHCALVGEYLAKMHLASSDFKHNQENLRSLTWWQKTVPQVLPHLNATQKELLTSELSTQEQFFSSEAYKSLPQGASHCDLFRDNVLFDPQGTSDSSHDQLGGFFDFYFAGTDKWLFDLAVTTNDWCLADNKQDLDPARFKALMDAYQSVRPLTTEEQASWPLMIRAAALRFWISRLWDFYLPRDAQMLTPHDPRHFENILLSRKAI
- the dxs gene encoding 1-deoxy-D-xylulose-5-phosphate synthase, which produces MTLNSIHSPADLKKLSREQLPALADELRQFVLDSVSKTGGHLSSNLGTVELSIALHYVFDTPQDRIVWDVGHQSYPHKILTGRRERMMSLRQLDGLSGFPRRAESEYDAFGTGHSSTSISAAMGMARAFQTKGERQVAVAVIGDSAMTGGMAFEAMNNAGVYEDLPLVVILNDNDMSISPAVGALNRHLARLLSGNIYSATKKGIDSVLSIAPPLREFAKRLEDHAKGMVSPSTIFEEFGFNYFGPIDGHDLDALIPMLQNVRRLALEGRGPQFLHVVTRKGQGYELAEADPVLYHGPSKFNPEEGVKKSATPSPKTFTQVFGEWLCDMAHADPLLVGITPAMREGSGLVEFEKNFPKRYYDVGIAEQHAVTFAAGMACEGMKPVVAIYSTFLQRAYDQLIHDVAIQDLPVLFALDRAGLVGADGATHAGAYDIPFLRCIPNMLVLTPADEAECRDLLTTAFHQPHPSAVRYPRGAGIGTIPSAELRTVPLGKGEVRRKSSAPAGQRLAILAFGTLLYPALEVAEQIDASVANMRFVKPLDLELLKSLAQDHDYFVTIEDGAIQGGAGSACLEALSAMGINKPLLQLGLPDVFVEHGDYKLLMGQCGLDVAGITKAISLRFPAKTAINPVAVGK
- a CDS encoding sulfurtransferase, producing MTPLITANQLEEIINSGENVLLCDCRFDLVDPLAGRKSYLEGHIPGALYVDLDQELSGEKTGKNGRHPLPTPEAWAQTKSRLGIDSNTLVIAYDNQGSIYASRLWWMLKATGHANVQVLDGGLDAWNGPIGTMPREANPTTTPVPTMPFIGLVTVEEVAHNLQTKMNVILDARTNDRFHGQNETLDPIGGHIPNAINYCFRENLSRKSFKAPEQLFKNFVDLLGSTKASEVIHQCGSGVTACHNLLAMEVAGLKGSRIYAGSWSEWCADPSRPVAL
- a CDS encoding aromatic ring-hydroxylating dioxygenase subunit alpha, producing MTNLATAQQLAPSNLQLPVSAYFDVDLYQREMELLFKQGPGYVGHELMVPEIGSFQTLTSENEGRLLVRNQAGVELLSNVCRHRQALMLNGKGKADNIVCPLHRWTYDLNGQLMGAPHFEDKPCLNLGKSPLQNWQGLLFEGPRDVRTDLAKLGVADDLNFEGYVLDHVEVHECNYNWKTFIEVYLEDYHVVPFHPGLGKFVSCEDLRWEFGDWHSVQTVGIHKNLEKPGSPVYQKWHEVVLRHHEGKTPRHGAIWLTYYPNVMVEWYPGVLCVSTLHPMGPNKTRNVVEFYYPEEIALFEREFVEAERAAYMETCIEDDEIAERMDAGRAALLARGQNEVGPYQSPMEDGMQHFHEWYRRAMNYQGA
- a CDS encoding dienelactone hydrolase family protein; its protein translation is MTTKKDQGSIMASSDRRGFMKASAITATTMGIGFVAASEPVMAAAIETDFNGIKAGEQMIPVGSFQMPAYVSRPEKAQGNLPIVIVASEIFGVHEYIADVTRRFAKLGYLAIAPEFFTRAGDPNTYGTIAEIQKNIVAPTGDTQVLNDLQAALVWAGKNGGNLKKVGVTGFCWGGRITWLSATLPQVQAGVAWYGRVIGEKTEGNPRHPVDIAADLKAPVLGLYGGADTGISLESVEQMREALAKAAPKNPAAKASRFEIYPDAPHAFHADYRATYREGPAKDGWEKCIAWFKQNGVA